The Streptomyces sp. RKND-216 genomic sequence GGCGCCGTACCGCAGGCGAGGTCGAGTACCGTTCCCTGCGCCGGCAGAAGAGATTCGGCCAGCCACGCGTGCGGGTCGGAGTCGGCCTGCTGGAACAACCGTTCGGTGATGCCCGGCCGGGCGCCGTGGTAGGCGGCGATGTAGCGCCGCCATTGCTGCTCGTCCATCGCGGTCTTCCCCTTTCTCTGCTGACCTTCGGTGTCTGCACGGTTCCGGCGGGCGACCGCGGGGGTGTGAACAGGGGGCAACCCGAGGGGAGGGCTCTCCGTGCGGGCGAAGCCCCGACGGTCGTCTCCCACCGAGTCGCCAGGGCCGAAACCCGCATCGACGGATGCGGCATTCCCCGTGACGCGCTGAGGGTGTGGAGCCCGGCAGGTTCAGTGACGGGCGCTCTTCGCCCGAAGCCTGTTGGATGGAAGGCGGAGGCCGTGAACGGGGGTTCCCCGTGCGTACCGATCGGGTCGCACGTGTCGGCGTCCCGAACCCTGGACCGGAGGATTGCCCGCATCATGAGCGCATACGACCTGGTGGTTATCGGCGCCGGCAGCGCCGGACTGACGGCGGCACGTACCGCCGGACGATTCGGTGCGCGCACCCTCCTGGTGGAGCGGGACCGGCTGGGCGGTGACTGCCTGTGGACGGGGTGTGTGCCCAGTAAGGCGCTGCTGCATGCGGCGGCGGAGGTGCAGGCCGGCCGCCGCGTCGGCGCTTATGGGTTCCCGGCCGTCTCCGGGGCCGCCGACCTCCGGGCGACCATGATCCACGTGAGGCAGGCGATCGCGGCGATCGAACCGCACGATTCGCCCGAGGCACTCCGCCCGTTCGGTGTGGAAGTCGCCCATGGTCCGGCCGAGTTCACGGGGCCGCGTACCCTCGCTGTGGGTGACCGGCGGGTCTCCTTCCGATACGCGGTGATCGCCACCGGCTCGTCCCCGGCCCTGGTGCCGATCCCCGGCCTGGCCGAGGCCAATCCGCTGACCAGCGACACTGTATGGCAGCAGTCCGAACTGCCCGGACGGTTGGCGGTGCTGGGCGGTGGACCCATCGGGTGCGAACTGGGCCAGGCGTTCGCCCGGCTTGGTGCGAAGGTGACCCTGGTCGAAGCGATGGACCGGCTGCTGCCACGAGAGGAGCCCGGCGCTTCACGGGCCGTACGCGAGCGACTGGAGGAAGAGGGCGCCACCGTGCTGACGGGTTACCGGGCCGAAAAGGTGGACGATGGCGCCCTGTACGGGCCGGGTGGCCCGGTTCCCTTCGACGCCCTGCTCGCCGTCACCGGGCGCCGCGCCGACACCGCGGGACTCGGCGTAGAGGCGGCCGGCGTGGCACTGACCGACCGCGGCGACGTCCAGGTCGATACCCGACTGCGTACGAGCAACTCGCACATCTATGCGGCCGGGGACGTCACCGGCCGGTCCGCCTTCACCCACTTGGGCGGGGTGCAAGGCGGGGCCGCCGCCACGGATGCGCTGCTCGGCGTGCGGCGCCGGATCGATGACGACGCGGTGCCCGCGGTCACCTATACGGACCCTGAGATCGCCCGGGTCGGGCCGACCGCCGACGAGGCACGCGCCCGGCGGGGCGAGAAGGTGCGAGTCGTCTCCTTGGAACACGACAGGGTCGACCGCGCAGTCGTCGACGGCCGTACGGAGGGCTTCACCACCCTGGTGCTCAGCCCGCGTGGGAAGATCGTCGGCGCGACGGTCGTGGCGCCACGGGCCGGGGAGACCATCGCGCACCTGGCGACGGCGGTACGGCTCGGCTGGACGCCCTCGCAGTACGCCAGGACTGTCCACCCGTACCCCACGTACGCCGATGGCCCCTGGCACGCCGCGCTGACCGACGTCTACGCGCGGCTTGCGCGCCGGCAGGGAACCATCGGCGCCCTACTGGCCCTGCGGAGGAAGCTCCGGCGCTGACCCCCGGCTGGCACACGCGTTGTCCGGCTGTCTACGCAGTAGGTCCTGGACGGTCGGAGTGGAGGAACCGCTGCCGTCGCCCGGGTTTCCCGTGCAGGACTCCGAGAAGGACCGGGACGGTGCGTCGTGGAACAGCAGTCTCGCGCGAGCAGGGGCCGGACCGGCGGCAGGTGCTCAGGGCGCCGGAGTGATCGGGGGCCTGGCGGTGCTGGCAGGGGGAGGCGCGGTCTACGGCCTGGGTGCCCTGCTCGGCGGCACAGGAGACGGTGCTGTGCGGTTCACGCGAGTACCTCGGTGTCCGGGCCTGTCGGTGGCTCTGCGCCGGAGGGGACGGGTGGGCCTGCGGCCTTGAGGTGGTGCGCCGTCCGGCGGGAGACGTTGAGGTCCCACGGGCTGAACAGGCGCACGTGGCCCCAGGACCGTACGTGCCGCGCGCCACGGAGGACCCGGCTTCGTAGATGGTGAACGGCAGGCCGGGTGCTGGCACAGGCGAGTGCGGCGTCGAGGCCGACCGGACCGGCGCCGAGGACCGCGACGTGCGGTGTATCGCTCACGGTGTGCCCTTCTGCAGAGGAGGTGGGCGTGAGGGGCGGGTGGTGCGGAAGGGTCATACGGCGCAGTGCACGGGGCGGGGGAGACTGCCGTCGGTGAGGCGGGCGGCGAAGAAGCGTTCGGTCACCAGTTGTTTGCCGCGTTCCAGTGGGGTTCCGGCGGCGGCCAGGTGCAGGTCGGGGCTGGTGTCCAGGTCGGCGCCGGCGGGGTGCCAGTGCAGTCCGTCGGCGGTGACGGTGAGTTCGGGGATGCTGGTGTCCTCGCTGATTTCCTCACCGTGGTCGGAGAAGCCGCGGCGTAGCAGCGGGCGTACGGCGAATCGGTCGGCCGGTAGCCCGAGTCCGTTCAGGAGCTCGGCGACAGCGGGGATCTCGGCCGTGTTCTCCGGTGTTTCGGTGAGGGCGACACGTGGCGGCAGTCCGAGGTCGATGAGGTGGCGAATGCCTTCCATGGTGCGCTGCCAGGACCCGGCTCCTCGGTGGAGGTCGTGGGTGGCCGCCGTGGCGCCGTCCAGGGAGGTCTGGAGGGTGAGCTTGCGTCCGGCGAGGTGGGTGAGACCCTCGGCCCGGCGCCCGCGCAGCAGCATGGCGTTGGTCATGACGACGGTGGGCACCTGGGCAGCGGCGTGGTCGAGGAGTTCGAGGATGTCGGGGTGGAGGAAGGGCTCGCCGCCGGTGAGGTAGAGCTCGGTGAATCCTGCGGCGACTGCCTCGTCGACCAGGGCGTGGAAGGTGTCAGTGGGTAGGCTGCGCGGTACTGC encodes the following:
- a CDS encoding FAD-dependent oxidoreductase, which translates into the protein MSAYDLVVIGAGSAGLTAARTAGRFGARTLLVERDRLGGDCLWTGCVPSKALLHAAAEVQAGRRVGAYGFPAVSGAADLRATMIHVRQAIAAIEPHDSPEALRPFGVEVAHGPAEFTGPRTLAVGDRRVSFRYAVIATGSSPALVPIPGLAEANPLTSDTVWQQSELPGRLAVLGGGPIGCELGQAFARLGAKVTLVEAMDRLLPREEPGASRAVRERLEEEGATVLTGYRAEKVDDGALYGPGGPVPFDALLAVTGRRADTAGLGVEAAGVALTDRGDVQVDTRLRTSNSHIYAAGDVTGRSAFTHLGGVQGGAAATDALLGVRRRIDDDAVPAVTYTDPEIARVGPTADEARARRGEKVRVVSLEHDRVDRAVVDGRTEGFTTLVLSPRGKIVGATVVAPRAGETIAHLATAVRLGWTPSQYARTVHPYPTYADGPWHAALTDVYARLARRQGTIGALLALRRKLRR